In the genome of Segatella copri, one region contains:
- a CDS encoding energy transducer TonB has protein sequence MEIKKSNSAQLEDKRLTFFLIGLLIAFTLLFVGLQYQREPQGEEDLTEDFEDLAQDLDMQTPPDQKDMVSAEAMSKTPASEAITQEVKPTEQQQVQKAPEKISTTTSELVIGDGSGVVEGADVKEAAPETAVDNAAGQEQPIKFTVVQKIPEFPGGWSAFMQWLTKNLKYPESARKNKIQGTVVVSFIVNKDGSIASTKVSTSADPVLDAEALRVMKMMPKWKPGMDRNKVCRTMIAVPVVFKL, from the coding sequence GTGGAAATAAAAAAATCAAATAGTGCACAGTTGGAGGACAAGAGGCTTACCTTCTTCCTCATCGGATTGCTCATCGCATTCACACTCCTCTTCGTGGGACTCCAGTATCAGAGAGAACCGCAGGGAGAGGAAGACCTGACCGAGGACTTTGAGGACTTGGCACAGGACCTGGATATGCAGACGCCACCCGACCAGAAGGATATGGTGAGTGCTGAGGCTATGTCGAAGACTCCTGCCTCGGAGGCTATCACGCAGGAAGTGAAGCCCACCGAACAGCAGCAGGTGCAGAAGGCTCCCGAGAAGATAAGTACCACCACCAGCGAACTGGTGATTGGCGACGGTTCTGGAGTGGTGGAAGGTGCCGATGTAAAGGAGGCGGCTCCTGAAACGGCAGTAGACAACGCCGCCGGACAGGAACAGCCCATCAAGTTTACCGTGGTGCAGAAAATCCCGGAGTTCCCTGGTGGCTGGTCGGCTTTCATGCAGTGGCTTACCAAGAACCTGAAATATCCTGAGTCGGCACGGAAGAACAAGATTCAGGGCACCGTGGTGGTTTCCTTCATCGTGAACAAGGATGGCAGCATCGCCAGCACCAAGGTAAGCACATCGGCTGACCCCGTGCTCGACGCCGAGGCGCTGAGGGTGATGAAGATGATGCCGAAGTGGAAGCCGGGCATGGACCGCAACAAGGTGTGCCGCACGATGATTGCCGTCCCAGTGGTATTCAAACTATAA
- a CDS encoding alpha-2-macroglobulin family protein, translated as MKRYILTLIIAVFALMQAAAQTYDNLWKQADIIARKDKPRSEIGVMKKIISKASAAKDYGQLLAAEMRQMTLWKEISADSLTPNVKRMEAEALKTNDPMLKAVRYAVLGKVYHDNPYGIEVDEASLEQREDASYYQTQRKVNLKKSREFFKKAMAHPELLAKHASSEYVPLTLKGVDGSSFKNDLLHLIGFEADSKEAYLQLYTYYNKVGNRGAACLCAYKLIEKYRQDDVREVKKSKYLNTIDSLIHVYQDIPEAGELAVEHFRFMEGATDAKPQDKLNYINYALSHWGGWSRMNVLRNAQKRLTEPMFRVKDMPQVLRPGEKAWVHLNVRNLQNLKISISRLNITADNDYNAQDEAIYKMLLKKTTKLHQKDFSRNYYGRPDYEEVKDSIEIGGNLPLGAYLMEVTSDNTGIAPQRQLFYVSNLAVMIQQLPDDKHRYVVVNATDGQPIAGAKIMLYDRDYDVKTGKWKRLVHARLTTDENGEAYFKNVDGNVLISTSNDKFTPARYIYLSRTRYYEKKDNETKYQVYTDRAIYRPGQKVHASAISYTVKKGLDASVPGKSMELKFVLSDANWKQVAEQKVTTDEYGTASVDFELPKEGKAGQYSISVNGTASEYFRVEEYKRPTFEITFPKVNEKYNWGDTVVVKASAKTYAGVPVQGAKVEYQVTRRNQLWWWGAGSAGQLVKTDSCVTREDGTFDVEIPLEASLPGKNEADMSDFMRQARFFNFEVSAIVTDISGESHEGVMSLPLGTKPTILTVDLPKRIEADSLKMVTFAYRNASGMPISSRLKYRIDEGEWKDAEANIPVSIKEYASSASSASSSLVWKSGVHQLEAICGQDTLQQKFTLFSMKDTHPVEPTTEWYYQTAKTFPRDGKPVYIQVGSSENGAHIVYSIIAGNKLLEKGAWELGDSIVTLPFTYKEEYASGIVLNYSFVKQGKCYTRMMSIARPLPEKKLNIAWKTFRNRLTPGQKEVWTLKITTPDGKPAKAQLMSVLYDKSLDQIAPHSWNFSLGFYQSLPNCYWKHNLTFRSFYLNGVYPTKYYDEKQLDVDKFDGKYFSYYAYMQAVELSKLERSSGGTVESVRIGKHDLVREEAKVMRIRGSKMVRVAAAAPSANKVFDVVEEMPQFAGGSGSDAGQFLDKVQVRENMNETAFFYPALESDNNGNVAIRFTLPESVTTWKFMGLAHDKEMRNGLLVDEAVAQKTVMVQPNMPRFLREGDKATIVAKLSNTSGKKVSGNARMQILDPETNKVVWQKTQGYHIDAEGSAIVSFDVSGLEEGVYINKVVAAGNGYSDGEQHYLPVLSNRELVVNTLPITLHQKGEQSFDLSKLFAGKDGKKAKNADDAKVTIEYTNNPSWLMIKALPAISNPDEEDAISLMSAIYANTITTHIQKYLSLENQSEKNLSQETIRLQNQVEKLKKLQNPNGSFSWWNGMKGSRYMTTSVAEMMVRLNAVAGVQKSTAKMLTSAIDYLSWQTAQEVREMKKQEEKKHKVSPSEQALHYLYILSMDGRKMKQNLEADKAYLLEKMSKMTGDFTIYGKARAAVVLARNSQQNAAYREKAGEYLQSVNEYAVYREEMGRYYDTRKALYSWRNYKIPTQVSVIEAMQMLKPNDKQTIEELQRWLLMSKRTQVWDTPVNTVDAVYAFMKGNESNWDKKAENAVLKLDGKLLPMPQDSTTLGYVKTEKAGKASMLSIRKKSDYTSWGAVYAEFKQPLSEIASAESGIKVRRVIVPAESQGRGTAQAKVGEKVKVTLIITADRDYDFVQIMDKRAACLEPVNQLSGYQWNLGCYVSPRDNTTNFYFDRLSKGKHIVEMEYYVDRKGDYQGGTCTARCAYSPEFGGRTEGYELKVNN; from the coding sequence ATGAAAAGATACATTCTAACACTCATCATTGCCGTTTTTGCCTTGATGCAAGCAGCGGCACAGACATACGACAACTTGTGGAAGCAAGCTGACATCATCGCTCGGAAGGATAAGCCTAGGAGCGAGATTGGGGTGATGAAGAAAATCATCTCCAAGGCTTCTGCGGCTAAAGACTACGGCCAGCTGCTGGCTGCTGAGATGAGGCAGATGACGCTCTGGAAAGAGATTTCTGCAGACTCACTGACGCCGAATGTGAAGCGGATGGAGGCTGAAGCTTTGAAGACAAATGACCCGATGCTGAAAGCGGTGAGATATGCTGTGCTCGGCAAGGTATATCATGATAATCCGTATGGAATAGAAGTGGATGAGGCTTCTTTGGAACAAAGGGAGGATGCTTCTTATTATCAAACTCAGCGAAAGGTAAACCTGAAGAAGAGCCGGGAGTTCTTCAAGAAAGCGATGGCGCACCCAGAGCTTCTTGCCAAGCATGCTTCTTCTGAGTATGTGCCGCTGACTCTAAAAGGGGTGGACGGAAGTTCCTTCAAGAATGATCTGCTGCATCTCATCGGTTTCGAGGCAGACAGCAAGGAGGCGTATCTGCAGCTGTACACCTATTATAATAAGGTGGGAAATAGGGGTGCGGCTTGTCTCTGTGCCTACAAGCTCATCGAGAAATACCGCCAGGACGACGTGAGAGAGGTGAAGAAGTCGAAGTATCTGAATACCATCGACTCGCTCATCCACGTATATCAGGATATTCCGGAGGCAGGCGAACTTGCCGTGGAGCATTTCCGCTTCATGGAAGGTGCTACCGATGCCAAACCGCAGGATAAGCTCAACTATATCAACTATGCTTTGAGCCACTGGGGTGGATGGTCGAGAATGAATGTGCTGAGAAATGCACAGAAGCGACTCACTGAACCGATGTTCCGGGTGAAGGATATGCCGCAGGTATTGCGACCTGGAGAGAAGGCGTGGGTGCATCTGAACGTGCGCAATCTCCAGAACCTGAAAATCAGTATCTCCCGCCTCAATATTACGGCAGATAACGATTATAATGCGCAGGATGAGGCTATCTATAAGATGCTCCTGAAGAAGACTACGAAGCTGCATCAGAAGGATTTCAGCCGCAACTACTATGGTCGTCCGGATTACGAAGAGGTGAAGGATTCCATCGAAATCGGTGGCAATCTGCCGCTGGGTGCCTATCTGATGGAGGTAACTTCGGATAATACCGGCATCGCTCCGCAGCGACAGCTCTTCTATGTGAGCAATCTGGCGGTGATGATCCAGCAGTTGCCGGATGATAAGCATCGCTATGTAGTGGTGAATGCTACCGATGGCCAGCCTATCGCCGGGGCGAAGATCATGCTCTATGACAGGGATTATGATGTGAAGACGGGCAAGTGGAAGAGACTGGTTCATGCCCGCTTGACTACCGATGAGAACGGCGAGGCTTACTTCAAGAATGTGGATGGAAACGTCTTGATTTCCACCAGCAATGACAAGTTTACGCCTGCCAGATACATCTATCTCAGCCGTACCCGCTATTATGAGAAGAAGGATAATGAGACTAAATATCAGGTTTATACCGATCGTGCCATCTATCGCCCGGGGCAGAAGGTACATGCCTCAGCCATTTCCTATACTGTCAAGAAGGGGTTGGATGCCAGCGTGCCAGGAAAGAGTATGGAACTGAAGTTTGTCCTGAGTGATGCCAACTGGAAGCAGGTGGCAGAACAGAAGGTTACGACCGATGAATATGGTACGGCTTCGGTAGATTTCGAACTCCCGAAGGAGGGAAAGGCAGGACAGTATTCCATCTCCGTGAATGGTACAGCAAGCGAATATTTCAGAGTTGAGGAATACAAGCGTCCAACCTTCGAGATTACCTTCCCGAAGGTGAATGAGAAATATAACTGGGGCGACACCGTGGTGGTGAAAGCTTCAGCAAAGACCTATGCTGGTGTGCCTGTGCAGGGTGCCAAGGTGGAGTATCAGGTGACCCGCAGAAATCAGCTCTGGTGGTGGGGCGCAGGCTCTGCCGGACAGTTGGTGAAGACAGACAGTTGCGTGACTCGTGAGGACGGAACCTTTGATGTGGAGATTCCGCTGGAGGCTTCCTTGCCAGGAAAGAACGAGGCTGATATGAGCGACTTCATGCGCCAAGCCCGTTTCTTCAACTTCGAGGTCTCAGCCATTGTCACCGACATCAGCGGCGAAAGCCACGAGGGTGTGATGAGTCTGCCTCTGGGCACCAAGCCAACCATCCTCACAGTGGATCTTCCTAAGCGTATCGAGGCCGACAGTCTGAAGATGGTGACCTTCGCTTACCGCAATGCCAGTGGAATGCCGATTTCGAGCAGGTTGAAATATCGCATTGATGAAGGCGAATGGAAGGACGCCGAGGCGAATATCCCGGTTTCTATCAAGGAATATGCTTCTTCTGCATCATCTGCCTCTTCTTCCCTCGTTTGGAAATCTGGCGTTCATCAGTTGGAGGCAATCTGCGGACAGGATACCCTGCAGCAGAAGTTCACCCTTTTCAGCATGAAGGATACCCATCCGGTGGAGCCAACTACCGAATGGTATTATCAGACGGCGAAGACCTTCCCTCGTGATGGCAAGCCGGTCTATATCCAGGTGGGTTCTTCGGAGAACGGAGCGCACATCGTATATTCCATCATCGCCGGCAACAAACTGCTGGAGAAAGGTGCCTGGGAGTTGGGCGACAGTATCGTGACCCTGCCTTTCACCTACAAGGAGGAATATGCGTCGGGCATTGTACTGAACTATAGTTTCGTGAAGCAAGGCAAGTGCTATACCCGGATGATGAGCATCGCCCGTCCTTTGCCTGAGAAGAAACTGAATATCGCCTGGAAGACCTTCCGCAACCGTCTGACCCCTGGACAGAAGGAGGTGTGGACGCTGAAGATTACCACCCCTGACGGCAAGCCAGCCAAGGCGCAGCTGATGAGCGTACTCTATGACAAGTCGCTCGACCAGATAGCTCCGCATTCCTGGAATTTCTCCCTGGGCTTCTATCAGAGTTTGCCAAACTGCTACTGGAAGCACAACCTCACTTTCCGTTCATTTTACTTGAATGGCGTTTATCCTACCAAGTATTATGATGAGAAGCAATTGGATGTGGATAAGTTTGATGGCAAATACTTTAGTTATTATGCTTATATGCAAGCGGTGGAGCTAAGCAAGTTGGAACGTTCTTCTGGTGGAACCGTTGAGTCTGTTCGTATAGGGAAACACGATCTGGTTCGAGAAGAAGCGAAAGTCATGAGGATTCGCGGTTCTAAGATGGTTCGTGTTGCAGCGGCTGCTCCATCTGCCAACAAGGTTTTTGATGTAGTAGAGGAGATGCCGCAGTTTGCCGGCGGTTCAGGTTCAGATGCAGGACAATTCCTCGACAAGGTACAGGTGCGTGAGAATATGAACGAGACCGCCTTCTTCTATCCTGCCTTGGAGAGCGACAACAATGGCAACGTAGCCATCAGATTTACCCTGCCAGAGAGCGTAACTACCTGGAAGTTCATGGGCTTGGCTCATGACAAGGAGATGCGCAACGGTTTGCTGGTGGATGAGGCTGTGGCTCAGAAAACCGTGATGGTGCAGCCTAACATGCCTCGCTTCCTGCGTGAGGGCGACAAGGCTACCATCGTGGCTAAGCTCTCCAATACTTCTGGCAAGAAGGTGAGCGGAAACGCCCGCATGCAGATTCTCGATCCGGAGACCAACAAGGTGGTTTGGCAGAAGACGCAGGGCTATCACATTGATGCCGAGGGTTCAGCCATTGTCTCCTTTGATGTATCGGGATTGGAAGAAGGTGTATATATAAATAAGGTGGTGGCTGCCGGCAATGGCTACAGCGATGGCGAACAGCATTACCTGCCTGTGTTGAGCAACCGGGAACTCGTTGTGAATACCCTGCCTATCACCCTGCATCAGAAGGGCGAGCAGAGCTTCGACCTGAGCAAGCTCTTTGCAGGAAAGGATGGCAAAAAGGCAAAGAATGCAGATGATGCCAAGGTAACCATCGAATATACCAACAACCCGAGTTGGCTGATGATCAAGGCGCTGCCTGCCATCAGCAATCCGGATGAGGAGGATGCCATCTCGCTGATGTCTGCCATCTACGCCAATACCATCACCACCCATATCCAGAAGTATCTCTCGCTGGAAAATCAGTCAGAGAAGAATCTCTCTCAGGAGACTATCCGATTGCAGAATCAGGTGGAGAAGCTGAAGAAGTTGCAGAACCCTAACGGTTCCTTCTCCTGGTGGAATGGGATGAAGGGCAGCAGATATATGACAACGTCGGTAGCCGAAATGATGGTTCGTCTGAATGCCGTTGCCGGTGTTCAGAAATCCACCGCCAAGATGCTGACTTCCGCCATTGATTATCTCTCCTGGCAGACAGCACAGGAAGTAAGAGAAATGAAGAAGCAGGAGGAGAAAAAGCACAAGGTGAGTCCTAGCGAGCAGGCGCTGCATTATCTCTACATCCTCTCGATGGATGGCAGAAAGATGAAGCAGAATCTGGAAGCTGACAAGGCTTATCTGCTGGAAAAGATGTCGAAGATGACCGGTGATTTCACCATCTATGGCAAGGCTCGTGCTGCTGTGGTGCTAGCCAGAAACAGCCAGCAGAATGCTGCCTATCGCGAAAAGGCAGGCGAATATCTGCAGAGCGTGAACGAATATGCCGTTTACCGGGAGGAGATGGGCCGCTACTACGATACCCGCAAGGCACTCTACAGCTGGAGAAACTATAAGATTCCTACCCAGGTATCCGTGATAGAAGCGATGCAGATGCTGAAGCCAAACGACAAGCAGACCATTGAGGAACTGCAGCGCTGGCTCCTGATGTCGAAGCGCACTCAGGTTTGGGATACGCCGGTGAACACCGTGGATGCCGTCTATGCCTTTATGAAGGGCAATGAAAGCAACTGGGACAAGAAGGCTGAGAATGCCGTGCTGAAACTGGATGGCAAGCTGCTTCCGATGCCGCAGGATTCCACTACGTTGGGGTATGTCAAGACCGAGAAGGCGGGAAAGGCATCTATGCTGAGCATCCGGAAGAAGAGCGATTATACCAGTTGGGGTGCCGTGTATGCGGAGTTTAAGCAGCCGCTTAGCGAAATAGCCTCTGCCGAATCGGGCATCAAGGTGCGCCGTGTCATCGTTCCTGCTGAATCGCAGGGCAGGGGCACGGCACAGGCGAAGGTGGGAGAGAAGGTGAAGGTAACACTCATCATCACCGCCGACCGTGACTACGACTTCGTACAAATCATGGATAAGCGTGCCGCCTGCCTGGAACCAGTCAACCAGCTGAGCGGATATCAGTGGAATTTGGGATGCTATGTTTCTCCAAGAGACAACACAACAAATTTCTATTTCGATCGTTTATCTAAAGGTAAGCACATCGTAGAAATGGAATACTACGTGGATAGAAAGGGCGACTATCAGGGCGGAACTTGCACCGCAAGGTGTGCCTACAGTCCGGAATTCGGCGGTCGCACGGAGGGTTATGAGTTGAAAGTTAACAATTAA
- a CDS encoding polyprenyl synthetase family protein: MKTSDEFLSMVNEFLANLPYDRKPYSLYEPVKYVLSLGGKRIRPVLMLLGYNIFKEDPEKILMNAIALETYHNYTLLHDDLMDNADLRRGHETVHKKWDANTAILSGDSMLVLAYDRMAQCDDKHLAKVMKLFTTTALEIGEGQQYDMEFETRNDVKEEEYIEMIRLKTSVLLACALKIGAILADASEEDADNLYKFGEQIGLAFQLQDDYLDVYGDTKVFGKAIGGDITSNKKTFMLINAFNHANDAQRAELQKWVDAQEFDREEKVAAVTRLYNEIGIDKLAQDKIAYYFEQSKKYLDAVNVPAERKEELAKYAQKMMKRQY, encoded by the coding sequence ATGAAGACATCTGATGAATTCTTAAGCATGGTGAATGAGTTCCTGGCTAACTTGCCATACGACCGCAAACCATATTCTCTATATGAGCCAGTGAAGTATGTTCTCTCTCTGGGAGGCAAGCGTATTCGTCCGGTTCTGATGCTCCTGGGCTACAACATCTTCAAGGAAGACCCGGAGAAAATCCTCATGAACGCCATCGCTTTGGAGACTTATCACAACTATACCTTGCTCCACGACGACCTGATGGACAATGCCGATCTTCGCCGTGGTCATGAAACCGTTCACAAGAAGTGGGACGCCAATACCGCCATTCTTTCGGGCGACAGTATGCTGGTGCTCGCCTACGACCGCATGGCGCAGTGTGATGACAAGCATCTTGCCAAGGTGATGAAGCTCTTCACCACCACAGCCCTGGAAATAGGAGAGGGACAGCAGTATGACATGGAGTTTGAAACCCGCAACGACGTGAAGGAAGAGGAGTATATCGAGATGATCCGCCTCAAGACCAGCGTACTCCTGGCTTGTGCCCTGAAGATTGGAGCCATCCTGGCTGATGCTTCTGAGGAGGATGCTGATAATCTCTATAAGTTTGGCGAGCAGATTGGTCTGGCTTTCCAGTTGCAGGATGATTACCTGGATGTCTATGGCGATACCAAGGTGTTCGGCAAGGCGATTGGTGGCGACATCACATCGAACAAGAAGACCTTCATGCTCATTAACGCCTTCAATCATGCCAACGATGCCCAGCGTGCGGAACTGCAGAAATGGGTGGATGCCCAGGAGTTCGACCGCGAGGAGAAGGTGGCAGCCGTAACCCGTCTCTATAACGAGATTGGCATAGACAAGTTGGCGCAGGATAAGATAGCCTACTACTTCGAGCAGAGTAAGAAGTATCTGGATGCCGTAAATGTGCCTGCCGAGCGCAAGGAGGAGTTGGCGAAGTATGCACAGAAAATGATGAAGCGCCAGTACTAG
- the cmk gene encoding (d)CMP kinase, giving the protein MKKITIAIDGYSSCGKSTMAKDLAKEIGYVYVDTGAMYRSVTLYALRHNLFEEDGKVKVEELEAEMPNIQISFKFNATTGRPDCYLNGELVEKEIRSLEVSNHVSPVAAVPFVREALVAQQQKMGEDKGIVMDGRDIGTTVFPNAELKIFVTASSQVRAQRRFDELKEKGMPADFAAILKNVEERDYIDTHRETSPLRKADDAITLDNSEMTIPEQKAWLMEQYQKAIAE; this is encoded by the coding sequence ATGAAGAAGATTACAATCGCAATAGACGGTTACTCTTCCTGCGGAAAGAGTACCATGGCAAAGGATCTTGCCAAGGAGATAGGTTATGTGTATGTGGATACAGGTGCCATGTATCGTTCGGTAACCCTCTACGCCCTGCGCCACAACCTCTTTGAGGAGGATGGCAAGGTGAAGGTGGAGGAACTGGAAGCCGAGATGCCGAACATCCAGATTTCGTTCAAGTTTAACGCTACTACCGGTCGCCCAGACTGCTATCTCAACGGCGAACTGGTGGAGAAGGAAATCCGTTCGTTGGAGGTTTCCAACCACGTAAGTCCTGTGGCAGCCGTTCCTTTCGTAAGAGAGGCGCTGGTGGCTCAGCAACAGAAGATGGGCGAAGACAAGGGCATCGTGATGGATGGTCGTGACATCGGCACCACCGTATTCCCTAACGCCGAACTGAAGATTTTCGTTACGGCAAGTTCGCAGGTGAGAGCACAGCGCCGCTTCGACGAACTGAAGGAGAAGGGCATGCCAGCCGACTTCGCCGCCATTCTGAAGAATGTGGAGGAAAGAGACTACATCGATACCCATCGTGAAACCTCCCCACTCCGCAAGGCAGATGATGCCATCACGCTGGACAATAGCGAGATGACGATTCCAGAGCAGAAGGCATGGCTCATGGAGCAATATCAGAAAGCTATCGCAGAATAA
- a CDS encoding 4-hydroxy-3-methylbut-2-enyl diphosphate reductase, whose protein sequence is MQIEIDNGSGFCFGVTTAIKKAEEELEKGSKLYCLGDIVHNGMEVERLHEAGLTTIDHDEMKELHGVKVLLRAHGEPPETYALAERNNIEIIDATCPVVLQLQRRIKKQYVNNPEAQIIIFGKKGHAEVLGLVGQTEGHAIVVEKLEDVEHLGEIGKLDFSRDIALYSQTTKSLDEFHRIIEYCQEHIVEGASFKSFDTICRQVANRMPNIANFASKHDVILFVSGRKSSNGKVLFKECKSVNANSYQIESADEINMDWFKGVNTVGICGATSTPKWLMEECKEKIINETL, encoded by the coding sequence GTGCAGATAGAAATAGATAACGGCAGTGGTTTTTGCTTTGGCGTGACCACTGCCATCAAGAAAGCTGAGGAAGAGTTGGAGAAGGGCAGTAAGCTTTACTGTCTGGGTGACATCGTGCACAATGGTATGGAGGTGGAGCGCCTGCATGAGGCTGGTCTTACCACCATCGACCATGATGAGATGAAGGAACTCCACGGGGTGAAGGTTTTGCTTCGTGCCCACGGAGAGCCACCCGAAACCTATGCCCTTGCCGAACGCAACAACATCGAGATTATCGATGCCACCTGCCCTGTGGTGCTCCAGCTTCAGCGTCGCATCAAGAAGCAGTATGTCAACAATCCCGAGGCGCAGATCATCATCTTCGGCAAGAAGGGACATGCCGAGGTGCTGGGCTTGGTGGGTCAGACCGAGGGACATGCCATCGTGGTAGAGAAGTTGGAGGATGTGGAGCATCTAGGGGAGATAGGCAAGCTGGATTTCAGTCGCGACATCGCCCTCTATTCCCAGACCACCAAGAGTCTCGACGAGTTCCATCGCATCATCGAATATTGCCAGGAACATATTGTGGAGGGTGCCAGCTTCAAGAGCTTCGACACCATCTGCCGACAGGTGGCCAACCGCATGCCGAATATCGCCAACTTTGCCAGCAAGCATGATGTCATCCTCTTTGTCAGCGGCAGGAAGAGTTCGAATGGTAAGGTGCTCTTCAAGGAATGCAAGAGCGTGAATGCCAACAGCTATCAGATAGAGAGTGCTGATGAAATCAACATGGATTGGTTCAAGGGTGTGAACACCGTGGGCATCTGTGGTGCTACCAGTACGCCAAAATGGTTGATGGAAGAATGCAAGGAGAAAATCATCAACGAAACATTATAA
- a CDS encoding DUF1573 domain-containing protein yields the protein MKRMNILMFSALLALPASAQKIATQHEVVDCGQVVFRHPVTAEFMMKNEGNRPLVIHNMLKSCGCTEVQYPKKSIAAGESFVVKAVYDAKQMGTFNKQVCLYTNAADEPFILTMRGKVVSNVVDFAGPYDEMLGEIKSDAQEVEFDDVNRGDRPVQRIHIFNPTEQMMEPVVMHLPSYLQAQVSPSKVAPHRAAEVILMLDSKKLRDFGLNQTSIYLGERPGDKIAPEKEIVVSSVLLPAFENMTAEKKEMAPKAELSTTDLDLGSFGSKKKLKGEVLITNNGKSTLEIRSMQMFTMGLQVNLKKSKIEPGESVKMKVTVVKADLKKSRAKKNPRILMITNDPDNAKIVVKIHVH from the coding sequence ATGAAACGGATGAATATATTGATGTTCTCAGCGCTGTTGGCGCTGCCGGCATCGGCACAGAAGATAGCAACCCAGCACGAGGTGGTAGACTGCGGACAGGTGGTTTTTCGCCATCCCGTAACGGCTGAGTTCATGATGAAGAACGAGGGCAACAGACCTCTGGTTATCCACAACATGCTGAAAAGTTGTGGCTGCACCGAGGTGCAATACCCTAAGAAGAGCATTGCCGCAGGCGAGAGCTTCGTGGTAAAGGCGGTGTATGATGCCAAGCAGATGGGTACCTTCAACAAGCAGGTATGCCTCTACACCAATGCCGCCGACGAACCTTTCATCCTTACGATGCGAGGCAAAGTGGTGAGCAATGTGGTGGATTTCGCTGGCCCGTATGACGAGATGCTGGGCGAAATCAAGTCGGATGCCCAGGAGGTGGAGTTTGATGACGTGAACCGTGGCGACCGCCCTGTTCAGCGCATCCATATCTTCAACCCTACCGAGCAGATGATGGAGCCGGTGGTAATGCATCTGCCTAGCTACCTGCAGGCACAGGTTTCTCCATCCAAGGTGGCACCGCATCGTGCTGCCGAGGTCATCCTGATGCTGGATTCCAAAAAACTGCGTGACTTCGGTTTGAACCAGACTTCCATCTATCTGGGTGAGCGCCCTGGCGACAAGATTGCCCCAGAGAAGGAAATCGTGGTTTCTTCCGTTCTCCTGCCTGCTTTCGAAAACATGACGGCAGAGAAGAAGGAGATGGCTCCAAAGGCTGAACTTTCAACCACCGACCTCGACCTGGGCAGCTTCGGCAGCAAGAAGAAACTGAAGGGCGAGGTGCTGATTACCAACAACGGTAAGTCGACGCTCGAAATCAGAAGCATGCAGATGTTTACCATGGGCTTGCAGGTGAATTTGAAGAAGAGCAAGATTGAACCGGGAGAATCCGTGAAGATGAAGGTGACCGTGGTGAAGGCAGACTTGAAGAAGTCGCGTGCCAAGAAGAATCCACGTATCCTGATGATTACGAATGATCCGGACAATGCCAAGATTGTAGTAAAGATTCATGTACATTAA
- the porQ gene encoding type IX secretion system protein PorQ produces MKKIVFSIILTLFATKMGAQESQTGYNFLRLPVSAHAAALGGDNITLIEDDEALVFHNPALLASVSDKTINLNYMNYMSGVNVASASFNRIVKEKASWAVSANYVDYGKMKQTDENNIQMGEFSAKDIALAGHFSYMLGKNFVGGITAKFITSYIGDYNSIAVGFDLGLNYYDPDQELSLSAVAKNLGGQLKAYNEDYEKMPIDLQVGVTKGFENMPFRVSGTLVNLNHWDKGLKNHLVVGAELLLGDNLWLGGGYNARRADEMQISNGTEGEESSHGAGFSFGGGINLERFHINVAYGKYHVSSSSLLINVSYKL; encoded by the coding sequence ATGAAAAAAATCGTTTTTTCCATTATATTGACGCTTTTTGCGACAAAAATGGGTGCTCAAGAGAGCCAAACTGGATATAACTTCCTCCGACTGCCTGTAAGTGCTCATGCCGCAGCCTTGGGAGGCGACAACATCACCTTGATAGAAGATGATGAGGCCCTCGTTTTCCATAATCCGGCACTGTTGGCTTCGGTAAGCGACAAGACCATCAACCTCAACTACATGAACTACATGTCGGGGGTGAACGTGGCATCGGCTTCCTTCAACCGCATCGTGAAGGAGAAGGCGTCGTGGGCGGTTTCGGCAAACTATGTGGATTACGGAAAGATGAAGCAGACTGATGAGAACAACATCCAGATGGGTGAATTCTCGGCGAAGGATATTGCCCTGGCAGGACATTTCTCCTACATGCTGGGCAAGAACTTCGTGGGTGGTATCACGGCAAAGTTCATCACATCATACATCGGCGACTACAATTCCATCGCTGTGGGCTTCGACCTGGGTCTGAACTATTACGATCCCGACCAGGAGCTGTCGCTTTCTGCCGTGGCAAAGAACCTGGGTGGACAGCTGAAGGCTTACAACGAGGATTACGAAAAGATGCCGATAGACCTGCAGGTGGGTGTGACCAAGGGATTCGAAAACATGCCGTTCAGAGTATCGGGCACACTGGTGAACCTGAACCACTGGGACAAGGGATTGAAGAACCATCTTGTGGTAGGTGCCGAACTGCTGCTGGGCGACAACCTCTGGCTGGGCGGCGGCTACAATGCCCGCAGAGCCGACGAGATGCAGATTTCTAACGGCACCGAAGGCGAGGAAAGCAGTCATGGAGCCGGCTTCTCGTTTGGTGGCGGTATCAACCTGGAGCGCTTCCACATCAACGTGGCTTACGGAAAATATCATGTAAGTAGCAGCAGTCTGCTGATAAACGTAAGCTATAAACTATAA